In the genome of Cynocephalus volans isolate mCynVol1 chromosome 10, mCynVol1.pri, whole genome shotgun sequence, the window TAGAAAACTGACATATATCAAATACTTAAAATGTTTATGGCCTTGTTCTAAGCACTGTTTGGGGAGTGGAGCAGTAAACTTGAGAAAACAAGAGTGGAGCAGTAAACTTGAGAAAACAAGTGCCCTGCTTCTGGGTTGCACTTGTAAGATATGATGAGCAACTGTAAACTCCCAcatattatgaggattaaatgaggtaattccactttttttctgtcttcattgCTACCAGTGTGGTCCAAGCCTtaatcatctcttgcctggactacTGCTTCCTCTGGTCTTCCCACTTCCTCTCTTGCATATTTACAACCCACTCCCTACATCGGAGCCActgttatcttttcaaatataaataaatcagatCATACTACTCCCCTGCTTAGAACCCCCCCAATCGATTCCTATACTGTATTGCAATTACTGTAAAGTTTAAACTCTTTAATATCATCTAGCACCTGCCTTCCCTGGCTTTACATCAAACCAACTTCCCCCTGCTTTCTCTGCACTAGCTATCCTGATCTTATTTTTGTTCCTAAAACTTGTTTCGAATAGGAACTTTCCatctgtctggaatgctctttTCAGACCTCAGGTGAAATGTCTTCTTCCCAAAGAAGCTTTCCCTGTCCCTCTATCTAAGTTAGTGTCTCTCCCTACCCACTCCTTCATCACTGTTTTATCTTTATTGCATTTAGCACCTTCTGGAATtgtctgcttatttatttatttccttgtttgCAGTGTGTCTccttccactagaatgtaagctccatggggACATGACTATTCTGTATTCTCTTTTGTATtctcagttcctggcacacagcagcaGCACAGTAAAtgctgtcttttatttattttttttttttaattctggttAACATTATGATGCTTCCTTGAACTTCATGACAGTATCTTTTCATCGTTCCCTCCTACTTAacacagtaggcattcagtaaTCTTATTTCTGAATGAATTAATCAAGCTCATGTGTATTaaatgcctagaatagtgccCGGCACAGCGTGTGATGAATGTCAGCTGTTATGTTTTTTCTTCAGTGAATGAACTTTAGTGATTCTTTAGAAAGCTAAAAACgggggccgacccgtggctcacttgggagagtgcggtgctcataacaccaaggccccgggttcggatcccatatacggatggccggttcgctcactgggtgagcgtggtgctgaccacaccaagtcaagggttaagatccccttaccggtcatctttaaaaaaaaaaaaaaaaaagaaagccaaaaacggggctggctggttagctcagtaggttagaggacaatgttcttttttttttttattctaagtagcttactttatttttaaaagaacatttcttttccacaaactttattttcattattttacaagaaataaggaaataaaaacaaaattaaaatatgaacataCAAAGCGGTTTActtttaagtaataaaaacaacAGCTAGACGTTTTCAGTTCTGTAAGTGATCTGGTTCACTTTCAGTCCTTAAGCATAAGCCAGGTGTTTGTAATTctgtgagggtttttttgtttttgctgtttttatgaGCTTTGGGTGTGTCAGCCTTAAGGAGAAGCTAGGGTTTTGcctccttgtttgttttttcatgatCAATAAATAAGAAGGCtgaattttttggtttatttttaacaACGACGTTTTCAAGTAGTTCATATAAGAAGCAGTATAGTGTAGTGGTTAAAATCATGGATGCCTGGACCAGATGGCCTGTTTTCAAATTCTAGGTCCATCGGTTACTAGATGTTTAACCTTGGGCattttacttaacctctccatgcTTTAGTTTCCTATTAGAGGACaatgttctaacaccaaggtcaggggtttggatcccactactggccagccaccaaaaaaaaccaacataATCTAGAATTGAAATTTCGAGGGGTGACTTGGCTTTGCTTTCCTCACTCCTCCCTCCTATGAACTCCTGTCAGGGTTTTAATACCCAAATCACTTCCTTGCTTTTAAATTTACCATCTCATCTTTTCTTGtcctttctcctcatttttgttgggagggaagaggagataGGACTGGGCTTCCCTCTCAGGAAGTGAAAATAGACATCCTGCAGTTGCTCTACACTGAAAATGGTGAAAATTTCAGGCACCTGGGCCAGGCAAGGCTGGTGCCAAGAAAGGGGAAGATCAGGAAACCCCAGTTAGAGCCAGGTAGCATCTGCCAAGAACACTGACTATCTCCTTCCAGCCGGGCTCACTGCATTCTCTCCTGaagctatttttactttttttcctgaagCCAGACTCCCACTGGTACTACAGTGAGCCCTGGTGCAGGCTGCTCCTGAGTCTGGAATCTTTAGAAAGAAAGTATATACTGTCCCTGTGGCTCCTGGGAAACTCGTAGGCTGGCTGGATTCCCAGTATATTTGGCTAACAGTCTGGGATCCTGGGAACCTTGAGAAGAAAATAACTGGTAGATCCCCAGGGTGAGGACCTCTGCTCTGTCCATTCTGTCCCTTAGGTTCTCTCTGACTAGTTCCAAGGGTTTGGTTTCCTCGTCTTCATTACCGCTCTGAGCTGAGCTGAGTCTCAGGGTGGCTGGTGAGGTGACCACAACTGGGCTCTGAGAGACTGTTCTCCGAGACCTGGTTCCTGGTACAACACAAAACAGCAGGAAAgtctttctttctgttgcctaGGGACTTAGCCTCTGCCAGGGAGTGCTTGGGCTTTATCAAGGAGACAGTGACTGTGGTTGGAGTTTCTACTATTGCCTCCCCTGGTTTGAGGGCTCTGTTCTGCTGACTTCCATCTTCTTTCCTGTCTCCTGCTCACAGCACTGAAACTATGAGGCTCTGGCCTCGGCTGGCCACTCACTCATAACCCCTTACACCACGGCGGAGCCTTCCAAGCCTACCTCCTGCCGTGTGGTGATCTACCTGCAGCGGGAGATGTCGGGGGATACCTGTCTGTGCCCAGCATCTGGGGCCAAGCCTAAGCTAAGTGGCTTCAAGGGAGGAGGGCTGGGCAACAAGTACGTCCAGCTCAACGTGGGTGGCTCCCTGTACTATACCACCGTGCGGGCACTCACCCGGCATGACACCATGCTCAAGGCCATGTTCAGCGGACGCATGGAGGTGCTGACTGACAAAGAAGGTAAGGCATCAGGGCTCCTTGGGCAGGGTGGTGAGGGAAGGAGAATTCACATTTCCTCTTCACCTGGAGTCCTTAGTAGAGCTTAACGATTCTTTTAAATTGTACATAGAATATTGTATGCTTGTGCATTTTCCAGGGAGAAGATCCAtacttttttaatattcaaatagGACTAGATTTTCATAAGAAACATCGCCGTAGAAACTAGGCGGTGGGCAGAAGACTGGTGGTTTCTGTGTTGCCAGGGGTGGGCCTGAGTGCTCTTGAGCTTAGACCTTTGTGGCCTCCGCAGAGCCTGGAGGGCCAGTATCTCTCCTGGTAGCTGCCAGTCCTTGGTTTCGGGGAGGAGGGGTGAAGAGAAGCTGTGTACCTGAGAGCTAGAACTTCCATTCCCTCTTCTGTTGTGTTTTGTCTTGGGCTCTATGCTCATGGACCTCCTATCCTTGCTACCTGCCACCCAGCTCGTCAGGTGGCTTTGCCTGCTTCTGAAGTACTTGGAGGAAAACAATAATCCTGTGGGGCCCATCTGAATCCTAGGTTGGATCCTCATAGACCGATGTGGAAAGCACTTCGGCACCATTTTGAATTACCTCCGGGATGACACCATCACCCTCCCTCAAAACCGGCAGGAAATCAAGGAGTTGATGGCTGAAGCAAAATATTACCTCATTCAGGGGCTGGTGAACATGTGCCAGACTGCCCTTCAGGTacagggcagagctgggaggcAGGGGGTATATGAGGTTGGGAGTTGCCCCTTCCTGGCAAGCTGTGGGGGGTGGTTGATGAGCCCAAACCTAGTTAGATAGAGCGAGATGCTGGCTGGGCCACACAGCCTGGCAGCCAGGTATTCCAGGTATTCAGCAGTTGAATAGGCCCTGTTTCTAGTTTATATATGCCTGGATATCTGGAGTTTAGGTTTCCTGGCAATAGGGATCTGCTTGCCAGCTGGCAGTTTCTGTTGCCAGGGGCCTCGTGATCTCTGTCTGATGTCTTCTCACTAAGCAGGGGGTGGGCAGAGGGGCTCCAGGGGTGCCTGGCTAAGCCTGGCAAGCAGAAGATCCCAAAGAAggttctctgctctgtgtgtCGCCCAGGACAAGAAGGACTCCTACCAGCCTGTGTGCAACATCCCCATTATCACATCcctgaaggaggaggagaggctcATCGAATCCTCTACCAAGGTACCGGGGCCCCTGAGGGCTGTGGGCTGGGAAGGCCAGGCCCCGCCTGGCCCTCACTCTCTCCTCCCTCACAGCCCGTGGTGAAGCTGCTGTACAATCGGAGCAACAACAAGTACTCCTACACCAGGTAGGGCGGGCATCTCTGGGCGCCTGCGGAGTGGACACTGGGTGGCAGACCCAAGGGAAACCACCTGCACTCCTGGCATGGGTGGCGTGGGTCGGGGTCTCAGAACCAGTTGTTCcaaggagagaagaagagagagtagAGGGAAATCAGAGCAGAGGCATTTGGAACCTGGCGCAGGGCCCTGGCCGGGATACAGACAGTCAAACATGAAATGCACCCTTGACATGTGTCATGTCAGATCAGGTGCCAGGTGTTTTCACAGGCATTATCTCACCAGGGGAGGAGGGGTGTTAGGAAGCCAGTGAGCCAGGAGCCCTCCTAAGCCAGCCTTTGTACACCACACTAGGCTGACTTCCCTttgccccccctccccccagtgtCCTGGACAGGCCACAGTTAGGTATACACAGGTGGCTACAGGCTCAGAGTCCCAAACCCCTTCCCCATGACTTCCTGTGGCCAGGCATGTTGCCAGCATCACCCTACAGCAAGGGAAGGAACGCCTCCTGCTGAAACAGCAGCGTGCCTCCCTCCCTCTGGGCGTAAGGAGAGGAATCCTCCTCCCTCAGTTCTCTATGCTTTCACTTAAAACCAACCCAATTCCTTGTCCTCACAGGCCCCCAAACCCAGAGGATGCCCCATGACTCTTGCTCTTCCTGTCCCCCTGGCATCTTGTCTTCATTTCAACATGacatgggggtggagggagggcccAGCCGGCCCTTGCACCCTCCCTTGTGCTGGAACCTCATGCCCTGACCTCATGGGTTTTTCAGCAACTCTGACGACCACTTGCTGAAGAACATCGAGCTGTTTGACAAGCTCTCCCTGCGCTTCAACGGCCGTGTGCTCTTCATCAAGGACGTCATTGGTGACGAGATCTGCTGCTGGTCCTTCTACGGCCAGGGTCGCAAGCTGGCAGAGGTGTGCTGCACCTCCATTGTATATGCCACAGAGAAGAAGCAGACCAAGGTGTGGGGGCCTCCCTCTGTGTGGGTGGGAGCAGGACACTCGCTAGCTGTGGTGGGGAGTGATCAGGCCACAACCAGCGCAGCCCTGACAGCCTTTCACCACAAGGAGCAAAAGGGGCATGCGCTTGGTTCTCCTTCCCAAACATGCTGTGATGGCGCTGGATAAGGACAGAGCTCTGCTGGAGTGGAAGGAAGGGCAGTTCATCCGGGGAAAGAGTCAGGTGGTGTGAAGGGTTCAGCGTGGCTGGGCTCATGTAGCACTAAGCTACTGAAGTGCCTCCAGCTGGGTGCTCTGCTGAGGGTCACAGAGGGACAGCTTACTGGAGGTGGCCCTGCTCTCTCCTGCAATTTTGGGGGGTGGAAGGGACAGGGGCAGTTAGTGTGGTGGCTCCTGACCATATCAGTGGAGTAAGGGTTTGGGGGCTGGTTAGACTGTGGAAGTGGCAGCGGCGGCAGCACCTGTCACCTTCCTAAGTGTTTTTCAGAAACTCTTGACCCCTCATACCACACCTGTGAGACAGGCAGGACTAGAACCATTCTCCCCATCTGACAGATGAGAGAGCAGAAGCTCCATGTGACACAGCAAGCTAGGCTAGGATCCAGGCACCCTGGTTGctgtccctcctctctctcctccagacTGATCACGAGAGTAGGGCACACTGGGTCAGGCAAGCAGTAAGTCTGCTCTCCAGAGCAGCTGCTTTTTATTGATGTATTTGTTTGGTTGTTTACTGTTTACTCTCTACTAAGCAGTTTACATCTTTCATGTGATATTGGCAGCAACACTCCAAGGTAAATATTAACCATCATTTTACACATATGGAAACCGCagcccagaaaggttaagtgtAAGGCCCTACAGTAGTGAGTGGTGGAGCTGTGATGATTGTACCTAGCCTGACCGCAAAGCCACAGCCCGGCGTCTGTGCATACTGGTCCATCAGTCTTGGATTGGGGTGGGCATGGAGAGGCTGTTGGGCTTCTCTATCCTTTCATCTGTAGAGGACGTCCCCTCATACCTGCCCTCCCTAACGAGACAGCACCCTGTCTTGTGAGAAAGTTAGGAAGCCTTGTAGAGCCAGCACAGGGCAAAAACCCTGATGTGCTGCTCCCCTCTCAGAGTTCATACCTCACTAGGCCTTCTCGTCCCCCTCACACCAGGTGGAATTTCCAGAGGCCCGAATCTATGAGGAGACACTCAATGTGCTACTCTATGAAACCCCCCGAGTCCCTGACAACTCCTTATTGGAGGCCACAAGCCGAAGCCATAGCCAGGCTTCCCCCAGTGAAGACGAGGAAACCTTTGAACTGCGGGACCGTGTCCGTCGCATCCACGTCAAACGCTATAGCACTTATGATGACCGGCAGCTCGGCCACCAATCTGCCCATCGCGACTGACAAGACCCTCAGGGAGTCAGAGCACAGGAAGCCCTGTCTCCCCTCCTGTGGAACCCCACCGCATTGGCCACTCCACGCTGCTGCTGGCTGGGTCTCTGCTACACCCCCAGAGGCATGACAGGCTCTGCCTGGGAGGTCAGGGGGCCTGAGCAGAGGGGAGACCGCATTCCTTTGCCTTGTCTCCTGAGCACTTCCAGATGACTGAGTTCTGTCCTCTTTGCTCAGCCTCTCGCTGCCCAACAGGGAGCTGCTTCTGCTCTATGGTGAATGGAGTGACCTGCCCACCTCCTGCCAAGAACATTCCCCTAGGCCCTTTGCTGAGTGCCCCTTTCCTCTGCTGAAGAGCTACTACCCCTTAGGCCTCAGGTGAAGCCCATGGGGAATGAGTTCATTCTAGGGGAAAGGTGGCTTCTGGTGCTGTGGAGGCCCAGTTTTTAAACAGAAGATGAGGCTTCTTTTTACCTAAGGTGTTTAAGTACAGGCTTGAtgggtttggttttttaaaaaataatctaggAAATGAATAGTTTAAGTCTAACAATGAGGGGACTGGGCATTTGTTACCCCTCCAGGATGTCAGAACCCTTGGCCCTGCTCAATGCCCTTGGGAATCTGTTTCTTTAAAGCACTTTGTACCATTCAGGGGATTTATATTCTGCCCTGACCCACATCTTTTTCTGGTCCTAATCCCCTCTTCCCTGTAGAACAGTCTGATAAAAAGGAAGCAATAAGAAATGCCCACCAGCCTCTGGCTTTGCCAGCCTGGCCAAACAGCCAGCCCGAAGACCACCAAGGAAGGAAGGATATATAAGTTGGGTCCCATGGTCCTAATCGTGTCCCCGTGAGAAAAGACATTTTGCCCCCACATAACTGACTCCAAGGGTCCAAACAtgattgctctttttcttttgtccttgaGTGCCCTCAGCTCCAAGGTATACTGTCCTCACATACTATAAAGCCAAAGAGCTGGCACAGGGGCCAGGAGCTACTTCATGCCAAAAACGGCAGCAGGAAGCTTGGAACCCAGGGGCACCGCCTACTGCTGGCTTACGTGCCCATGAGCTGAGGACAGCCAACTCAGCCCTGTGGTCCCAGCAGTCCGTGTAGAGGTGGGCATGTGCCTGCCCATACATCTGCTCTCCGCCCCCCCCGCCCCAATCCACGCTATTGGTTTGTGTCCTGGCTGGGGATGGTGGTTCTGCCCAGTGATGAGTCTCTGAACACAGGATGATGGGAGCAACCTAAGCCCACTGAAGGCCTTCATTCCTTCTTGTTGGGTAACCTGGCCATGGAGGTGCCAAGCACCAGTCAGGGTGTGAGTTCCTCTCTAGGGGTTTGGCTTTCATTCCCTTTGGTTTGGTTTGGCTTGGCTCTTGGGAGGCAGCTTATGTGAATTCTTTTCCAAAGGAATGCTGTCAGGGAAAGGGCTGTTCTGCCAGCCTAACAAAGCGGCATAGCCAGGCACAGCACCCACTCTCTTAGGAAGGACCATAGTTATCAAGTTCATCCCTCTTGACTACTCTTAGGGTAGCTAAGTGGCTGCTCACTGCTGACCCATAGAGCCTGTGGGCAAATGCCAGGCCCAGGGTTAGACTCAAGGACCTGAAATGACATGAGGGGGCAGGGGAAATGTGACTTTAATCGGGCATTTTACGTTAGTCACAGCCTTGAATGTATAAATAGCTCTAAGACTCTTAGGTCAGGTACCTTGGTGATCAGCTACTAGTTCTTCTAGCCCTCACTGGAGTAACAAGGCAAGAGAAATCCATTTCTTTGGCCAAATTCAGGCTTTGGCTTTGTGGCTTTCCCACAGAGACTGGAATGCTTCAGCCTAAGACCACTTGCCTATTTTCTCAGCTGCCCTCATGAAGCCCTTTAGTGCCCAAATTCTGAGGTATTTTCATGCTTGTCCTTTGATCCCAAGTCCCCTTTATCCTTTACTTACTGCTTTGACATTCAGATCCTCAGCTGTCTTGGTGGTGTCTATTTCTTCCTGAGAAAGCACAGTAGTCTGGGACTAGACATTTATCTTAGAAAGTATCACCTCGGTCTTAAGGAAAATACTAACACTGAACTTACTGAAGTGATCTTAGCTGCTTTAATCAGACTTTGTGGCTTAAAGGCTTGGGGAACTTTCTTTAAAAGTTTCCCAGTCTCATTCAAAAAGCAGCTATCAGCTGTATGAATTTTTCAACTCCAAGCAGCCCAGGGGgaagcaaacaaaaaagtttGGGTGAAACTCAAAACTTCCTGTCAGTTCCTGAGAAAACTGGAAGCCTGCTGTTAACACAGACCAGTACTGGGTTTTACTGAATTTGACACGTGGCCAAGGTCTGCCTGTAGGATAGCCCAGGTCCTGGCATGAGAATTTTTCCTTTATCACATTAACTGTAATACTTTGTTGCTCGGTATAAGTGATGGAAGTAAACACT includes:
- the TNFAIP1 gene encoding BTB/POZ domain-containing adapter for CUL3-mediated RhoA degradation protein 2 isoform X2, translated to MSGDTCLCPASGAKPKLSGFKGGGLGNKYVQLNVGGSLYYTTVRALTRHDTMLKAMFSGRMEVLTDKEGWILIDRCGKHFGTILNYLRDDTITLPQNRQEIKELMAEAKYYLIQGLVNMCQTALQDKKDSYQPVCNIPIITSLKEEERLIESSTKPVVKLLYNRSNNKYSYTSNSDDHLLKNIELFDKLSLRFNGRVLFIKDVIGDEICCWSFYGQGRKLAEVEFPEARIYEETLNVLLYETPRVPDNSLLEATSRSHSQASPSEDEETFELRDRVRRIHVKRYSTYDDRQLGHQSAHRD
- the TNFAIP1 gene encoding BTB/POZ domain-containing adapter for CUL3-mediated RhoA degradation protein 2 isoform X1; this encodes MSGDTCLCPASGAKPKLSGFKGGGLGNKYVQLNVGGSLYYTTVRALTRHDTMLKAMFSGRMEVLTDKEGWILIDRCGKHFGTILNYLRDDTITLPQNRQEIKELMAEAKYYLIQGLVNMCQTALQDKKDSYQPVCNIPIITSLKEEERLIESSTKPVVKLLYNRSNNKYSYTSNSDDHLLKNIELFDKLSLRFNGRVLFIKDVIGDEICCWSFYGQGRKLAEVCCTSIVYATEKKQTKVEFPEARIYEETLNVLLYETPRVPDNSLLEATSRSHSQASPSEDEETFELRDRVRRIHVKRYSTYDDRQLGHQSAHRD